A single window of Danio rerio strain Tuebingen ecotype United States chromosome 15, GRCz12tu, whole genome shotgun sequence DNA harbors:
- the dclk1b gene encoding serine/threonine-protein kinase DCLK1b (The RefSeq protein has 2 substitutions compared to this genomic sequence), translated as MSAGGIALCSGGLLHAFAANGTAGSQLSTPRSGKSPSPSPTSPASLRRRRGSQHSGSSLSLASTKVCSSMDEGDGPGSEAELTEDCPQVPASIAERYKVGRMIGDGNFAVVRECVERSSGREYALKIINKSKCRGKEHMIQNEVSILRKVKHPNIVLLIEEMDTYSELYMVMELVKVKQLTFIQTVMTVVTLNL; from the exons ATGAGCGCAGGAGGAATTGCACTCTGCTCAGGCGGTCTGCTGCATGCTTTCGCAG CTAATGGAACAGCAGGCAGTCAGCTGTCCACGCCACGCTCAGGAAAATCTCCCAGTCCATCTCCAACCAGTCCAGCCAGTCTGAGAAGAAGAAGG GGCTCTCAGCACAGTGGCTCATCTTTGTCTCTGGCCTCCACCAAAGTGTGCAGCTCCATGGATGAGGGCGACGGGCCAGGCAGTGAAG CTGAGCTGACGGAGGATTGTCCTCAGGTTCCTGCTTCCATTGCTGAGAGGTACAAGGTGGGACGGATGATCGGTGACGGGAACTTTGCCGTGGTACGCGAGTGTGTGGAGAGATCCAGCGGCCGAGAGTATGCTCTAAAGATCATCAACAAAAGCAAATGCAGAGGGAAG GAACACATGATCCAGAATGAGGTGTCGATTCTTCGGAAAGTGAAGCATCCTAATATTGTTCTGCTGATTGAAGAAATGGACACATACAGTGAGCTCTACATGGTCATGGAGTTGGTCAAGGTGAAACAGTTGACCTTTATACAGACAATCATGACTGTAGTTACTTTGACCCTATAA